From Candidatus Cloacimonadota bacterium, the proteins below share one genomic window:
- the pgsA gene encoding CDP-diacylglycerol--glycerol-3-phosphate 3-phosphatidyltransferase has translation MKKRIPNLLTIIRIILVPIFIWFVFSNNIRNNIIWATIIFIIACITDYFDGMLARRMKVISNFGKIMDPLADKILVISALFAISLELHYTNIIVVIIIIVREVAVTILRNYYIKKNIYIAANIWGKLKTIMQMVGITAALIYYSFISILDKTESKIFISGFHIFFWLVAVVTILSGLNYFFIKTEKIKKNS, from the coding sequence ATGAAAAAGCGTATTCCAAATTTACTGACAATTATCAGGATAATCCTCGTTCCCATCTTTATCTGGTTTGTTTTTTCAAATAATATCCGGAACAACATTATCTGGGCAACAATTATTTTTATCATCGCCTGTATCACAGATTATTTTGACGGCATGCTCGCTCGCAGAATGAAGGTCATCTCTAATTTCGGTAAAATTATGGATCCACTGGCGGATAAAATATTAGTTATTTCTGCTCTTTTTGCGATTTCACTCGAATTGCATTACACCAACATTATTGTTGTGATTATAATTATTGTCAGGGAAGTGGCAGTCACTATTCTTCGCAATTACTACATCAAAAAGAATATTTACATCGCTGCCAATATCTGGGGAAAACTGAAAACCATTATGCAGATGGTGGGAATTACAGCTGCTTTAATCTATTATTCGTTCATCTCAATTTTGGATAAAACAGAAAGTAAAATATTTATTTCCGGATTTCATATTTTTTTCTGGTTAGTGGCAGTTGTGACCATTCTTTCGGGTTTGAATTATTTCTTTATAAAAACGGAAAAAATAAAGAAAAACAGTTAA